The region GAGacactgatgattttttttaggaGTACCTGTTCTCTATACTGATCTGCATGTCTCCTTTCATCTTCCACCTGTATCAGAACTTCTTTCAGTTTCTTCTCCGTTTTCCTCACAAGCTTATTGGCCATGGCTCGCTCCCTAGGAAGGGAGAAAAAGGGAGAGAAGACACACAAAACATCACATTGCTGGTTTGATCTTTACAGTAAATTTACATCCTTAAAAAtctaattcacacaaaaaaaatctgtcatcattttttgctttttttagaAACTGTACACTCTTGTAGATATAATGAAATTGAATAGTAACCCTAGATTTCAAGCattatttttagtgaataatCTTAGTTTGTTGGTCACACAAAGCTATCAGATGGCTTTCAAGCACATTAAATATTACACGTAAGTTGTATAggccatatttaaaataattttaatgaaacgTTTCGTCCTGTTTAGATTTTTACCTGAACTATAAGtaaaagaacactttttttttcatggaataaGGGTTTTAAAAGACCAATAAAATGACTGCTTTAACTGTACTGACAATATCAGATGAGAACATTATCTCAACATCGTCACTGTTATTGAACTTAGTCGAGCTGAATAACGAAACGTTTACCTTCTGCAGAAGTTGAGCTAGATATTGACACTATTATCTTCAGTAAAACTGCTTTACAGTTTAAAGCCATGAATAATTTCAAAACGGACTAATCTTATAACACTAGCaattttattttcctgtttattaatgtGAAGTGGCTTTGAAGCAATCTGCATTGTATTAAATGCTATAACAATATGACTTCATTTGAATCGACTCGAATAAGAAACCATGCTGTTTTGGAAAGACATCTGTACATTCGACTTCCCCGTTTTTCTTTAGCTCCCCCTCTGTTTTCTTACTGTCTCTCCTGCTCCAGTTGTTCCTCCGCAGATTCTATCTTGGCCTCCAGGGCGGCGACACTGAGGCGATGTTTTCCCTTCACTGTTCCCTCCATCTCACTGAGACGAGTTTTCAGCTCTTTATTCTGCCTCTCCAGAGTCTCTCGTGCGCTCTCGCTCTTCTGTGCCAGCGTCCTCTCTCCAGATAACTGGACTGTAAGTGTCTCAACCTAAAAGAAACAGAGAGAAGGGCTCTGTCTCTGTGTATTTGTCTGGTAGtatagtctgtgtttgtgtgtttctttgtCTACCTGCAAAGTGCTCTTCCTCTGCCTCTCGGCTAATAGTTCAGCGTTACTTTGTTCCTCCTCTAACTCTTCCTCCAGCTGAGTGATTCTGGCCTCAAGACGCCGCTTCTCTTCCAACAGTGCAGATCTGCAGGGGAAACGAAGTTTCACAACATGAATCCTATTTACTTTTCTAATAAATAGGCCTGGTGTTCAATAATGTGGACCTATGTATTGTGCACAATAAGACAAGGAACATGTATTAAGAGAGTAAGAATGGGGAAACTGTAATTTCATCATCACTGAACCTCAGCACAAGCACAGATACTGACTTTCCAGTTGTACTGTTGATGATTTCATCTGCCAGTTCTTCTCTCTCCTGTTGGGCCTGTCTCCGCTGCCTCTCAGAAACAGCCAGCTCCTGAGAGAATGTCATAAGAAGAGCACAAACAAAAGAATAAGAGACTCAAAGTAGTTCAATCATCTGGGTTACACAGGCAGAGGAACACACCTCTGTCAGCTGTAATAGTTCTGCTTCCAGCGTCTGCAGCCGTTTCTCGCTGTCCTTTGACTGGGCAACAATCTCGTCTCGAGCCAACTTGGTCTCATCAAGCTCACGGATAAGCTCCTTCATCTGAGTCTGGAAAACACAGAGGAACACAATGAATATTTACATCAGGGCTTTTCAGCTGATTTTTTTCGACTACTCTGGTTTATTTGAATGAAATCTGTCCTTTTGTTGTGGTTTATCTAATGATCAATTAAACTGACGAACCTGGAGACGTTTCATCTGTCTTAGTGCTTCCTCTCTGCCCCGATTGGCTGCTTCCACCTGAGTCTCCGCCTCCTGCAGCTCTGTCTCCAGTTGTTTTTTGACAGTCAAAGCCTGAGCTCTCTGAGTCTTCTCCTCTTCAAGCATTGTTTCAAGTTCTCGCACCTGAACAAGTGACAGAAGAAACAAATAAAGAGCAGGAGAAAAAAGGTGGTTATTTACAATTCTTTTCAAATATATTCTCATCGCTTCACTTCAGCTGAAGGCAGTTTACCTGTTTGTTGAGTGCTCTCCTCTTTTCTTCTCCTTTCTCCTCTTTAGTGCTGATCTCTCTCTCAAACTGAGCTCTAAGAGCCTGAAGGGTGACTTCCAGTCTGAGGCGAGCGTTCTCAGCTTCTGTCAGCTCATCCTCCAGCTCCTGGGTCTGTTCTTTCAGAGACTGGGCTTCTGTTTCCAAAGCCCGTCGAGAACGCTCTAGCTCATGAACCTGAAGAGGCGtgacaaaggcaaaaaaaattgattttttttagcaCAGAATAAGCTCTTGTTATGTATAcactataaataaatgttaataaatatcatATGAGAGTGCATTGGTAAAAAGCAAGTTGTACATTTTTGCCCACGTCATCTTGGGCGTTGACGAGCTGCTCCATCTCCAGGCGGAGCTGCTTATTGGTTCTCTCCAGCTCATCTCTCTGCTCTGTTGCTTCATGCAATGCCCTTGAGAGGGACAGGAAACGCGTCTCCTTCTCTCGACTCTCTGCTTCTGCGCGGTCCCGTTCCTCCAGCAGCCGAGCACTAACTGCTTTCTCCTCTGCCAAACACTGAAGGTTAAGGGTCAAAGGGTGAGGAACCTCTTGAGCTGCACTTCTCATTTTCAAGGCTTTTTACTTTTTACCATAGCCAATCCAGCCATCTATCCATCAGCAACCAGCCagtctctccatccatccatctatccaccaTTACATCTATCCATACATACTTCCAtttatcatccatccattcatccaccaGTCAGCCCATCCATCCACCATATAATCCATCCATCAGTTCATCCatttatcatccatccatccatccatttaccagttaatctatccatccatccatttatcatccatccatccaccagtCAATCTATCTAACATTCGTCCATCCACCTgtcaatccatccatcattcctTTCATCTCTCCAGCCATCCAAGTGAATCCATTCATGTATCTATTCATCAAGTCAAACCATCCATCCCTCCACCATCCCATAAATTAATCCTTCCATCCACAAGTCAATCACtccatcattccatccatctCTATATGCATGCATTCATTTAGTCGAACCATCCATCCAACCCTTTGATCCACCAGTCAGACCATCCATTTATTCAGTCAATCCATCCTTCCAACCATCCAATCAATCtaacatctatccatccatccatccatccatccatccaaccatccctCCCTCTCAGTGTTTCCTACTGTACCTGATCAAATTTCTTCTGTCGTTTCTCCAGAGCAGTGcagttctgtctttctctctgcaaAGCAATTGTCATGTCCTCTATCTCTTCTCTCAGCcgttctttctgtctctctatgcgttctttctcttcttctttggctctctctctctgtacggCGTTCTCCAGCTCTCTCTGCATCTTCCTCCTGGCCTCCTCCCCGACCTCCACCGCTGTATTCACTTCCTCTGTCTGCTTCTTTAGATCAGACAGCTGCATGGACACATAAGCATACAGTAATATCATAAAACAGAGTAAAGATACAACAACAGGTTTCTAGATGAGTGAAACATGGATGTGTACCTGTTGTGTGTGGTTCTGAATCTGGCGTGTAAGTTCTCTggtcttctcctcctcctcctctagtCTCTCCATCAATCCagctttttcttcctctagagcACGCACACGTGAGCCCAGTGCCAACTTCTGCCGTGTCTCTTCCTGCAGTAGATCCTAAAAAATagcaaacacacacgcatacattaAGCATGCTTAAGAAACCATCATATTCACAGTCAGAGAGACATCACAGTCTCTAAGAtctgctttaaaatgtaaaaacaatcagAGGATTTCATTTCCTAttcatccatccagccatcatacAATGTGTTTCTTCAAAATCAGTTGAATTAAATggttagtacacccaaaaatgaaaattagcccaaaAATTACTCACCTTGGAGTCTtgatgactttcttctttcatacgaatccagtcagagttattttaaaaatgttcattgatctttagattaaagtgattattatgttttgaatatggaaatATTTCTTACATTCgttacaggaggcctttgttcaccccccagagcGAATGTGAGAAAgtaatgctttttttaatgtatgtgctTTCTATTAAACTTCTTTTGgaccgatgcagtgcaacacccgctgagtggcatcaaagagcttgaaagatcaaagacatttttaaaaataactctgactgaatttgtctgaaagaagaaagtcatatacatccaagatgacttcagggtgactaatttatggcttaattttcatttttggctgaactaaacctttaagtcCCATTAGCCTATTAATATGTAGCGGAAGAGAGCAAATTAAAACACAGACACAAGTTACCTGCACATCATGAAGTTGGCTCTCCAGACTGCTGACCTCCTTACTTAGGCGGTGAGATTTGGACTCAGATGAGGATAGGGAACTGGACAGAGACTCGAGCTCCGActgagagggagagggagagaattcagtgtttggatgtttttaaaactGGTTTGATTTATTGGTTAGTTTGTAACATTGTGGTTGGTAAACAAGCCAATTACCAGCTTGGACCAGCTAAAGACCAGTTTGGACCAATTAGAAACCAGATACCATGTAACAAAATTGCTACCAGCTTAAACTAGATTTTCCAGAAAGGGAAGGATTTCTGTGGGCAAAACTTTTTTTGCCATTGTCTACTGTCAATAGTGTAGCAATGTACTGTATGAAGCATAGCTCTCAAAGAACTCGCTTTCAAACCAAAGTTGTTTTCATTGTTCAGCTCAACTAATTCACTTAACCAACTTTTGTTTCCAACAGATTTCtggattttaactgtaaaaattgGCCCAAAACACAAGCTGAGTTTACATGAATTAGACCATCATCAGGTGCTGTTCCCAGGTGCCCACcagaaatcagtaaaaaaaaaatgtttattttccatAAATCAAGATTTTGAACTCTGATGTAAAATAGCCTTGGGTCCACACTGTGAAATTAGTGGCCTTAGTTGAAAGGCTCATTTCTACCTGGAGTTTACTGAGTCGCTCCTCTcgctcctctctttctctctcagcctGTGTGAGGCGTGCGTTGAGTTCCTGTAACTGTCCCTCTGCTCGCTTTCTGCCCCTCTCGCTCTCCATCTTCCCTCCCTGTAAAGTCTTCAGCTCAGCGCTCAGGTTCATCCGCTCCTCCTCCAGAATGGCCTTGGCCTTCTCCAGAGACTGACGGGACTGTGAACATACACGCACATCAAAGGTTGGCAACTTAGAAATACAAACCTGACTTCCCAGGGTAACAACAGCTTGTAAACAAGTTGCATTTGACGTAAATGCTAAGAGACGCACTCTTTTGGCGTTGTCCAGCTGCTCCTGTAGGGAGTCTATAGCAGCGGTGTGTTTGATGCGGAGCTCTGACAGCTGGGCTTCGTGACGACGAGTCTCCTCCTCCAAACATCTCTGAAGCTCTCCTAATTCAGCCTCACGACGAGACCTTAACAAACACACATGATTCAAATCAGGATAAATAAAGCTGTTCAAAATGCCTACGTTAAAATAAAGTCTACTTTTCTGATAATTGTCATGAATGTGCACTTGAAGTGCACTtcaaatcttaatatatatatatattttttatattgtacttgttggtaatataatattaaataaataaaaggccacttaagtgtgtATCATGAAACTCTACTGTCTTTAAGAACACTTAAGTACACATTTAAAAAGTGCACAATTAGAGGTTTTAAAGTACAAATTgttgttttaatctttttttgtgttttaaagtaCACTTATGttacatactaaagcacatgtaaagtacttagTAATGTGTTGAGTAAAGtaacacatacatttaaataaaagcttCACTAAAAATGTGATGAAAGTATATtgtagtttaccataaatgcttgtaaCTACATTTGGCAGTACACTATTTTAAACCACACAATTAAAGCAATTctgaaataatatatgaaaatataaattacatatgaAAGTGTACTTAAGTCCTGTTAAGatgggcgtacacggtgcgatttttgctgtcgtacgagttcgcatgtgatttttttcaatcgtgtggaaatcgcgtattctcgtatggtcgcggctcgtatcatttgcgatgaattacgagccgagcagagtggcttacgagcacttcccgaccttgcgatcatttttaaacatgtctaaaaagtttgtgagctatcggtttgaatttgtgccatttgtgctgttgaacgagccgatttgttgatttatctgaagttgaccaatcacgaactacgaaaaccacagaagaagaaagacgaagacggcagctgaagtctgtcagcaacagcgagcgctgtatgatgtttctagcaacgtatttcaacttcgtgcgattgcttctggaattcgcaggttgtaaaatcgtgtcgtatatcatctcgtccgtacgattttcagataaactcactcgtgccgtgtgcgtgaacatacgatcttccgaccatccgaattcgcaccgtgtacgcccgcccaTAAAGTAGCTCAAAACAGCATACTGAAGTTAAGTTAcacttaaactgaaaaaaattatattatacagtgtggttttttttatagatttgtaTAAATTGAAACTAtcatactttattatttatttgcaatcaacaTTCATTAAGTGTCCAAAATGAGTTCTTCTgtacagttttaaaatatattaagtattCTTTTcaagtgtatttcttttttacaaGGGTTTAAGTGTTTTCTCATTTTTTCGTGAcaatttaatatcaatatttgTCTTTTAGTTGTACAGTTTCTGCCTTTTTTCCAGTAAGTATGTAAAGATTTTCAGTAAATCGTATTtaaaattgcacacacacacacacacacacacaaacacacacacctgagctctTGCTGAGCAGCTGTAGTGTCCAGTGTATCTTCTAGTTCAGTCCTCAACGCCTCTAACTCCTCTCCCAGATCTCTCCTCTGTTTCTCAGCTCTCTCCCTCATTCCTTTTTCATTGTCCACCTCCTCTTTGAGCTCAGAGACCTGGGACATGGCCTCTCTCAGGGCTCTCTGAGACTCTGCACGACGTGCCCCCTCTtcttccagcctgagggagagtaaatgtAAGATATGTAATTGTTAAGGAGTATTACTTCTTAAAGTGGCTGTGCTACAAGGAATCGCTCTAAGATAGACTTATGTCTGTGCATGTACCGTGTCTGTAGTGTggtgatctctttctctctctggctCAGGCTGCCTCTCAGCTCAGTGACGAGTAAGCTCAGGTCAGACAGCTGCTCTTGGGCCTCCACTGCCTCTCCTTCCATCCGCCTCTTCCACTTCTCCTGTTCCAGACGGCCCTGCTCTTCCCTCTTCAGACGCTCTGAGGGAAAGGGAAAGACAGTTCTTTACCTGTTTGTCTTTTTATAAAAGAatagtccaccccaaaataaaaaaaaaagttatttatttaccatCATGATATTCCAACCCCAACAATCCCAGTAACAGGAAGACAAAAGGaaattttttaaagaatctttatGCTGTCCTTTTGCATACTAAGGTGTTTATATTGAGCATGTAAGACGAGGTTCAAAAAGGTTCGCCATAAAAGCAGTTcatgtgatttgtttttttgttctccaCTGTTGTTGTATGGAAAGGAGATGCATAGATATTCATCAAAAAtctctctttttaaagaaatatatgatTGTTGTATATATGagatacactatcattcaaaagggGTGAGTgagatttttgaaagaagtctcaccgAGGctgaacatatttaattaaaatacagtaaacaacaatatcgtgaaatattattacaatttaaaataattgttttccgtttcaatatattttaaaatgcaatttattcctgtatgacaaagctgaattttcaatttcagcagccattattcgaggctttagtgtcacatgatcattcagataTCATTTTAATGATAATCATATGCTAAGCCgttgctcaagaagcatttcttatcattatcaatgttgcatAATGTTTTGCTAAAATTATTGTGGAAACTTCctattttaggattctttgatgaatagaaagtgttATTTGTATctggaatataatttttttgtaacaaccaaatgtcacttttgataaatttgataaataaaagtattaaattcttaaaaaaaaaaaaaaaaaaaaaaaaaaaagatatatatatataatgatccCAAACGGTGATGTAAATAATGAATTCCATAATTGTGTTTCTGCCAAATGTAATAATGCAGTCTTGAAATCTCCAAACAAAGAGCAAATTAGATCTAATGAATCATCAACAAAGTATTTCAAAGCATAATTAACACAAGGACAGTTACCTTCTAAATCAGCGATGACAGCTTCCTGTTTATTTTTCAGCttgttaagactcttcacctTCTCCTCTTCTTCTGTGAGTTGATCTGTCACTTCGTTCAGTCTCTCTTCCAGATGTTTTTTCTCCTGAGAATGGGAAAGACATATTCTTGAACCGCTGTACCATTCTAGCTGCATTCAAACAGCAGTCCTCTTCTCTTTATCTACCTTGCTTAATCTGTCTCTCTGCTCTCCCACAGTCAGCGTCTCGGCCTCCAGACTCTTCACTTTGCTCTCCAGGGTGACTTTCTCCAGCTGGAGGCGCTGACGTGTCCCCTCTTCCTCCTCGAGCTGTTCCTCCAGAtcctgagagaaagagacagtgaTGTTGAGAGAATAGTGGACATCAGACGCAGCCAGAAACACTCATCCTCCTCACCTGCACATGTTGCTGCATTCGCTTCTTCTCATTGGTCAGCTGAAGGgccctctcctcttcctcctccaatCGGCTCTCGAGCTCGCCCAACACATCTTCAAGCTCCTGTTTGCGACTGGCCAGCCGCGCTCTCATTTCCTCTGCCTCTGCGAATAACTCGGCCTCCGCCTGCAGCTGGTCAGTCAGCACTGACTTCTCCTCCATCAGCTTTCAAAGAGGACATCAAGATGAATGtggaaatcaaacaaataaacactTTCTTTGGATTCCTAATATGCTCAACAAAAATGAGTGAAACGAGGAAATAAAGTTACCTGTTGGTTTTTTCTGTCCAGTTCAGAGAAGTCATGCTCTAGTTTACTCAGATTGTCTTTGGCTTTCTGAAGCTGTGCTTCCCGAGCTTGAATCTCTTCATCCTGGCGGGTCACCTGCAGCAAGGGCTTCACCTGGataagaggtcaaaggtcacaaagCAAATAAACACAGAAGACACCCATTCCAAATCTCATTTTCCAAAATTTGGGAATCTGCAAGGGTTAAGTGATatactttattcagcaaatatcaataaatgttgatactttttatactttatttaatgataattaatatttGGCTGTTATTTTTTTGCCCTGTGTTTTTATAGTAATGATAAttcttaaataataatcattagttaattgttacaaaaaatacatcaaataaacaatgttattttaaactttcaatttatcaaaaaatcatgaaaaaagtatcacagtttccacagaaatattaaacaaaacaatcatcTTCAAGTGTGATAATATGACATGTTTCTTGCGCattaaaatcagtatattaaaatgatttctaatagATCATGATAGTGTGGACAGGAGttatagctgctgaaaatttgtTTTCATATTAGCTTTAATCCCAAAATAATaggtgctcgtgtttttccgggaaaaatcggtacagactatctttctcttatgaatataataaaactaaagactttttggagttatgaaggatgcagtactactctataggtactcaagattaacaggatattgagtgaaaacgagcatttcacccccccccttaaCAAAACATTATATACTATTTGTGTTTGCATGTTAGCCTTAACTACATTTGAACTAGATGCATTACCTTAAAGTTCAATTAAGCcctacttaattttttttgtatataaaatgatTATGTAGTGCTGTGTGTTACCTTGGTGAAGAGTCTCCACCACTGCCAGTTTCTGAGCTTCAGGTACGCAGCACAGTTCCTCTGCATCACACGCAGAGCGCTCAGCTGCTGCTGCTTCTTATGGAAAGCCCTGAAAGAACAGGTCAGTTAATacgcatacatacacatactacacacacacacacacacacacagatgattaCCTCCTGGCAAGATATCCACGGGCCACGCTCTGGAAGTGGATGATAGTGTCAGTGATCTTCAAGTCTCGTTCTTCCTCCAGATGAGCCAAAACTCCAGCCCGGAAGAACACCTTACTCTGTCCCACCCGGAAAAGGTTCTTGTCCAGCTCCAAAGCACTGATCTGTAAGTCAAGTAACAACACATAATCAACCACCTGTACTGACTAAACTCCAGAATACCAATCAGAGTTCTGAATAAAACACTTAAACATCACTCGTCCTGAAGCATTTGTGCTGTTCACGTTTATTGATCAGAAACACATATCCTCTATCAAATCAATGTTGTGAACTCAATAGGTTTAAGTTTGAATGGAATCACTTACCATTAGCACACACGCCTGTTTGCCATCCATAAAGGTTCGAGGAATAGCATTTGGAGTTAAGATCTCATACCTGAGACAGAAGACaatataagattttttatttatgcaagcTATACCTATATACACACGTTTACTTGCTTTACTAATGTAAATGGGGACATTCCAAAGATTTCTATTGCTTTACATACAGCTAGTTATGAATAACCTAACCCTAAccgaaaactttctgcatttttacaatttaaataaaagtttatttttcaatttttagaCCGTTTTAACAAAGAAGGGTGTCCCCAAAAGTAGGTTTTGTCTGATTTAGCTCACTTTTCTTTACAGCTTTTTCCTCAAAGTATATACATAGTAGAATACACGCACCTCTGTCTGAACTCCTGGAATGGGATGCGGTTCGGGAAGCCCTGTCTGCAGATCCTGATTCCCTCCAGCACCCCATTACACCTTAACTGATCCAGAACCAAATGAGGACTCAACTTCCCTGCCTGTGACAATTTCAAGAACAAAAAATTAGGCATGCtacaatattaaaatgattaaatgaccAATAAATTCAGTACaagtttaaagtgtaaaaaaaataaataaataaaccactaaagattgaattaaaatatatatttgaaatgttgcaCAATGTAAAATGAGACTTGCTTTTACAATGACAGCAATGGCAGAGTGTCAGATGACAGCAAATATAATCGAAATGAGCATGCATAACATTTAGTCTGAAAAGCAAAATAAGCatatatgtttagtttttttccctcCTGCTGTACATATGTTAGATCCCTAAATATATGTGAAACTCTCAAAaagaaactttaaaaaatgtaaatgttaagatgctaaagggctagttcacccaaatagaaaaatgatgtcattaatgactcaccctcatgttgttccaaacccatgagacctccgtttagcttcagaacacagtttaagaaattttagatttagtctgagagctctcagtccctccattgaaactgtgtgtacggtctactgtccatgtccagaaaggtaagaaaaacattatcaaagtagtccatgtgacatcggagggtcagttagaattttttgaagcatcgaaaatacattttggtccaaaaatagaaaaaactacgactttattcagcattttcttctcttccgtatCTGTTGTGAgacgcattaattcacaaatgacttaagctgttaacttttttaatgtggctgacattccctctgagttcaaacaaaccaatatcccggagtaattcatttactcaaacagtagactgactgaactgctgtgaagagagaactgaagatgaacaccaagctgagccagataacaaacgaaAGATTGaatcgttctcgagtcaagaaccggtagcatcggttttcggatcaccagtagttcggTTCTTTTCTGTGAActggttctttcagacagttcgattcaataaactggttgaagaaaatggttcaccagtTATTTTGCGCtcgacataatggcgtcattggcgattcctgcccttgattcaagccttcgggttacctgggctcataacactagcacaaaatcagttcagaacaagtcaatgttttgttcgttatctggctcggtgttcatcttcagttctctcttcacagcagttcagtcagtctactgtttgagtgcatgcattactccgggatataggtttgttttaactcagataGAGTGtcagacacaaaataaaaaagttaacagcataagtcattaatgcttattggagatgcaaaccgaTTCAAACTAGTTCAAAAAGAtcaggttacatcgaatgattcgtttgtgaaccggatatcagtaaactgcagtgttttgaactcggtCACAACAagcacggaagagaagacaatgctgaataaagtcgtagtttttgctatttttggaccaaaatgtattttcaatgcttcaacaaattctaactaaccctctgatgtcacatggactactttgatgatgttttttttacatttctggacatgggcagtataccgtacacacagtttcaatggagggactgagagctctcagactaaatctaaaatatcttaaactgtgttccgaagatgaacggaggtctcactggtttggaacaacatgagggtgagtcatttatgatataattt is a window of Carassius auratus strain Wakin chromosome 16, ASM336829v1, whole genome shotgun sequence DNA encoding:
- the myh14 gene encoding myosin-10 isoform X7 produces the protein MSRPAGGNVNDVTRFLSTGAGPGSPTAVFSASSQADWAAKRLVWVPSEKHGFESASIRVERGDEVEVELTDSGKKLTLSREELQRMNPPRFSKVEDMADLTCLNEASVLNNLRERYYSGLIYTYSGLFCVVINPYKNLPIYTDSIIEMYRGKKRHEMPPHIYAISEAAYRSMLQDREDQSILCTGESGAGKTENTKKVIQYLAHVASSHKSGTLGRPKDSALQGELERQLLQANPILEAFGNAKTVKNDNSSRFGKFIRINFDVAGYIVGANIETYLLEKSRAIRQAKEERTFHIFYQLLSGASEAMRKELLLGSADQYRFICGGSLPVPGQSDSENFTQTMDSVTIMGFTQEESTSMLKVISAVLQFGNITFQKEKNTDQASMPDDTAAQKLCHLLGISVLEFSRAILTPRIKVGREYVQKAQTKQQADFAVEALAKATYERLFRWLVHRINRALDRRQRQGASFIGILDIAGFEIFQLNSFEQLCINYTNEKLQQLFNHTMFILEQEEYQREGIEWSFIDFGLDLQPCIDLIERPAHPPGVLALLDEECWFPRATERSFVDKLSAEQGSHSKFMRPRQIKEEADFSIIHYAGKVDYKADEWLIKNMDPLNDNVASLLHQSSDPFISELWREVERIVGLDQVSSGESSGPVSFGAAGLKTKKGMFRTVGQLYKESLTKLMATLRNTNPNFLRCIIPNHEKKAGKLSPHLVLDQLRCNGVLEGIRICRQGFPNRIPFQEFRQRYEILTPNAIPRTFMDGKQACVLMISALELDKNLFRVGQSKVFFRAGVLAHLEEERDLKITDTIIHFQSVARGYLARRAFHKKQQQLSALRVMQRNCAAYLKLRNWQWWRLFTKVKPLLQVTRQDEEIQAREAQLQKAKDNLSKLEHDFSELDRKNQQLMEEKSVLTDQLQAEAELFAEAEEMRARLASRKQELEDVLGELESRLEEEEERALQLTNEKKRMQQHVQDLEEQLEEEEGTRQRLQLEKVTLESKVKSLEAETLTVGEQRDRLSKEKKHLEERLNEVTDQLTEEEEKVKSLNKLKNKQEAVIADLEERLKREEQGRLEQEKWKRRMEGEAVEAQEQLSDLSLLVTELRGSLSQREKEITTLQTRLEEEGARRAESQRALREAMSQVSELKEEVDNEKGMRERAEKQRRDLGEELEALRTELEDTLDTTAAQQELRSRREAELGELQRCLEEETRRHEAQLSELRIKHTAAIDSLQEQLDNAKRSRQSLEKAKAILEEERMNLSAELKTLQGGKMESERGRKRAEGQLQELNARLTQAEREREEREERLSKLQSELESLSSSLSSSESKSHRLSKEVSSLESQLHDVQDLLQEETRQKLALGSRVRALEEEKAGLMERLEEEEEKTRELTRQIQNHTQQLSDLKKQTEEVNTAVEVGEEARRKMQRELENAVQRERAKEEEKERIERQKERLREEIEDMTIALQRERQNCTALEKRQKKFDQCLAEEKAVSARLLEERDRAEAESREKETRFLSLSRALHEATEQRDELERTNKQLRLEMEQLVNAQDDVGKNVHELERSRRALETEAQSLKEQTQELEDELTEAENARLRLEVTLQALRAQFEREISTKEEKGEEKRRALNKQVRELETMLEEEKTQRAQALTVKKQLETELQEAETQVEAANRGREEALRQMKRLQTQMKELIRELDETKLARDEIVAQSKDSEKRLQTLEAELLQLTEELAVSERQRRQAQQEREELADEIINSTTGKSALLEEKRRLEARITQLEEELEEEQSNAELLAERQRKSTLQVETLTVQLSGERTLAQKSESARETLERQNKELKTRLSEMEGTVKGKHRLSVAALEAKIESAEEQLEQERQERAMANKLVRKTEKKLKEVLIQVEDERRHADQYREQLDKSMGRLRQLKRQLEEVEEENSRSNAQRRKLQRELEEMSDSMQIMNRELNTLRSQLSITERQKSEQRAPLPISMRAGRRALVDDLSQENSDSEDPGASPTPSSGPPGTPTPSDNALGPPPPYSLTDAE